In Ailuropoda melanoleuca isolate Jingjing chromosome 11, ASM200744v2, whole genome shotgun sequence, a genomic segment contains:
- the RNF4 gene encoding E3 ubiquitin-protein ligase RNF4 — MSTRKRRGGTVNSRQAQKRTRETASTPEMALEAEPIELVESAGDEIVDLTCESLEPVVVDLTHNDSVVIVDERRRPRRNARRPRQDHADSCVVSSDDEELSRDRDVYVTTHTPRNTREEAATGLRPSGTVSCPICMDGYSEIVQNGRLIVSTECGHVFCSQCLRDSLKNANTCPTCRKKINHKRYHPIYI, encoded by the exons ATGAGTACT AGAAAGCGTCGTGGTGGCACAGTAAATTCTAGACAAGCCCAGAAGCGAACTCGGGAAACAGCCTCCACCCCTGAGATGGCCTTGGAAGCAGAACCCATAGAACTTGTGGAAAGCG ctgGAGACGAAATAGTGGATCTCACCTGTGAATCATTAGAGCCTGTGGTCGTTGACCTGACTCACAATGACTCTGTCGTG ATTGTTGACG AAAGGAGGCGGCCAAGGAGGAATGCGAGGCGGCCACGCCAGGACCACGCTGATAGCTGTGTGGTGAGCAGTGATGACGAGGAGCTGTCCAGGGACAGAGACGTGTACGTGACCACCCATACTCCCCGAAACaccagggaggaggcagccacAGGACTCAG GCCCTCTGGTACTGTCAGTTGTCCGATCTGCATGGACGGGTACTCTGAG atTGTACAGAATGGACGTCTCATTGTTTCTACAGAATGTGGCCACGTCTTTTGTAGCCAGTGCCTCCGTGACTCTCTCAAGAATGCTAACACTTGCCCAACTTGCAGGAAAAAGATCAATCACAAACGATACCACCCCATTTATATATGA